Below is a window of Hydrogenimonas sp. DNA.
CCCAAAGAGAGTATATTCCAAAGACTCAAATTCAATTTCGTGAGCTTCCTGCTTATCTCTTTCGCCACCGTTTCTCTTCTTATTATGTTGAGCAAGGGGCAGCAGCTGGGCTGGTTCAACGACTCCTTCATAGGCCTTCTTCTCGTATGCTCGGTAATAGGATTCCTGCTGTACGGATTGAGTGAGATGTGGTCCAGGCACCGCCTCATAGACTTCTCTCTCTTCAAAAACCCGGTATTCGCCAACGGAATGATGATCTACTTCTTCATTCTCGGTTTCTCTATGTACCAGTATTTCTATCTTCTTCCGGTTTATTACGAGCATATCAAGATGCTCCCCACTCTGGATGCGGGAATAGCCGTTTTCGCCTTTGCCGTCTTCATAGGTATATTCTCACCGCTGGCGGGGATACTTTCCGATAAAATCGGCGCGAAGAGGACCGTTCTGATAGCTTCGTTTTTCTACGTGGCTACATCGCTGGCGTTTCTGCCTACATTAAACTACTACACTCCTCTTGGCCGGGCGATGCTGCTGACAATACCTTTCGGAATTGGAATGGGACTCTTTTTCGCACCCGTTACCGTTATGGTTCTGCAAAACGCGCCGCAGCAGAAGGGAGAGCTCGCTATAGTCCTTATGGACTATTTCCGCTTTGTAGGAGGGAGTTTCGGCACGGCACTGGCTACGAACAATATGGAGTATTTCAAAAATATGCACTTCCTCCGTATGGAGGAGCTGCAAAACAGCGAATATCTCTCTTACTACCTGAACCGGCTGGCCGACACCCTATCCATATCGGTAGAAAAGGCGAAGGCAATATTCGCAAACTATGAGGCTTTCATGGGATACAACTACGGTTTTTACAACACTTTCATGCATGCGGGATACTGGGGAGTCCTGGGTTCCCTTTTCGTACTGCTGCTTTTCGTGAGATTGAGGCCGAATAAGGAGGCAAAATGAGATGGTTGCTTTTATTGGCGCTAAAAGGTGCCCTGCTTGCACAGACATACAGTTCGATAATAGAAGAGGTCGACAACTCGCCTCTCCTTCAGAGTGCAAAGGAGTTGAAGATGGCGGCATCTTCGGCTGCGGAAGCCGCAAGAGGAAAGAGTATGCCGAGCCTCGATGTCTCGTTCGGTGCAGCGTGGCTGAAAGAGAGACCGACCGTTACATTCAGAATACCCGGCTATCCGCCCATGGATGCCCCGATGGGAACCAAACGAAACTTCAACGGTTCCGTCAGGCTTGCCTACCCTCTCTTTACCGGCTTCGCAATCAGCGCCGAAATAGAGAAGATGGGATATGAGAGTGAAACGGCCCGGCTGAAACTGCTCGATCTAAAAAGAAACCTCTACCTTCAGGCTACGGAGCTTGCCGCCGCATGTTTTGCGGCGGATAAGACCCTGGAGGCTCAAATTGAGGCAAAAAAAGCCATGGAGGATGCCTACAGGAAAGCGAAAGGACTCTACGACAACGGACTTCTACCGCCTGCGGACCTTTACAACATAGAGGCTAAACAATACGAAGTGGAGGCGGAAATAGAGGAGACCAAAACAAAAAGAGCACAGATTCTAAACCGCCTGGGCTATCTTATCAACGCAAAGGTCGAGTCGGTCGACCTTCCGCTTTATCTCTTTTCGCTCAATATGGAGAAAGAGGCGCTGATTGAAGAGGCGCTTGAGTCACGGGAAGATATTAAAGTTCTCAAAACCGTTTTGAAGAGCGGCGACACCGTAATCAAGCTGGCCGAAAGCCGACTCTATCCCAGTGTAACTCTGGCAGCCGAACTGAAAAGAAGAGGTGACACCCCGAAGCTGAACGGTGACGGTTTTACAAATCCCGATCAGAGCTATATCGGTGCATCCCTATCCTGGAATCTTTTCAACGGATTCTCCGATAAAAAAATGATAGAGTCGGCCCGCTACAGGCGTCTCGCTTCTGCGGCGATGCTTAACGACTACAAAATGAGGGTGAAAACCGAACTTGAAAATGCCTTTCTTGACCTTTCGGCCCTCTATTCGAGGCTAAAAAGCGCAAAGATGGAGCTCAAAGCCAGAGGTGCATACTGCGAACTCACAAAGGGGCGTTTCGAGAATCAGCTGGCAGATGCGGATGAACTGAGTCGCTCAATAGCCGAACTTTTCGCTTCCAAAGCAAAAGTAGCCGTTCTGCAAAGCCGTATATTCAAACAGAAAGCCTCGATATTGCTGATGGCCGGAATAGACCCTTTCAAAAGAGTTGTCGAGTAGATAAGTACGAAAACAGACAAGGCACAAATCATAGACTGATGTTACACTTCTTGCGCAACATCCTTACAGTCAAACACCATTTATATCTCCCTTTGGGGATAAACCCAGCTGAAAATCAACCGATACTACTCTATATTATTTGATAAATTTTTTTGATCTTTAAAAGATTGCCTCTCCGGCCGAATGCCTTATAGATCGGTCTGCGGAGCGATACTGGGGGGAACAAGCCAGATTACAACCTGATCTATTATATTGTTCATTTGCTCAAAATGGTATAATCGTTATGATAGAAGGACGAAGATGGAGTATTTTTTAAAAGATTGTGAATATAAAATTGTTATTAATCCGGAAAACGGAAAAATAATAGAGTGCAACAAAGCCTATTCCGAGCTTGTAGGGTACAGCAAAGATGAGATTTTTGAGCAGGCTCTACTTGAGCGCATGACAGTCGAAAATACAATTATGTTTCTCGAGGTACTGGATGATGTAATTGCCGGTACCAAGGCTATGATTACCGCCGATCATAACTGTAAAAACGGTGAGAAAGTGAGGTTGGACAACTATTTGATCTCCAGGCGCCACTCATACATAGAGATTTGGATGAAAAAAAACAGGCCGCCTCAATTACCTATACACAGAAGAAGACTTCTTGATATGATCATAGATTACGCTCCCGATATGTTCTGGGCGAAAGATCTGCAGGGGCGCTACCTTTTTACCAACAAAGCACTTTGCGAAAAACTTCTCGACATTGAAGATCAGAGGGATGCAATAGGAAAAACAGATATATTCTTCGCTCTCAGGCAGATGGCTGCACATCCGGAAAACCCGAGCTGGTATACCATGGGTGAAATGAGACAGAACTCCGATGAACTGGTCATAAAACATCTTACGCCTATGCATTTTGAAGAGCACGGAAAGGTGAAGGGGAAGGAGATATATCTCGATGTTCACAAGGCTCCTCTTTACAACTGCGACGGCGTGCTCATAGGTACGGTAGGAATCGGAAGAGATATCACCCTGCAAAAAGAGTTTGAAACGAAAGTGGAAGAGGAGCAGCTTAAAAAGATGGAGCTTTTCGAATCACTTTTGAACTCCACGATAGAGGGGCTTTTGATCTTCGATGAGAACAGGAAGTGCATCCACTACAACAGCCCGATAAAGGAGATATTCGGATATTCCGACGATGAGCTTTGGCAAAAAGATGCACTCTCGTTCGCAATGGACTCCTCCAAAGAGCTGATTCTGGAGAGATACCCAAAAAGCGACAAAGAGCCTTATGAAGTTCTGATGAAAAGAAGAGACGGGTCCGCTTTTTGGGCGCTCGTGCGCGGTAAATTCATGACTCTAGAGGGCAAAAAGGTGAAAGTGTGGGCGATAGTCGATATCTCTCCGCTGAAAGAGAAAGAGAGAGCCATTACTTTCCAGGCGGAGCACGACCCGCTTACGAACCTTATCAACAGACGCCACTTTTTCAGGATTTTCGAATCTGTACTTGAGAGTGCAGACCGGAAACGTCAATATAAGGGACTCCTTTTTATAGATCTTGACAGGTTCAAACCTATAAACGATACGATGGGGCACAATATCGGGGACCAGCTGCTTCAGCTTGTAGCCCAGAGGCTGCAGTCTAGTCTCCGTAAGAGTGACCTGATTTCCCGTTTCGGCGGCGACGAGTTTCTCGCGCTGATTTCTACCGAAACAACAGATATTGAAGATGCCAAAAAGCGTATCTCGATGATAGCGGAGAAGATACTGAGAGCCATCAAGGCGCCTTACCGGATTGAAGACAAGAGTGTAGAGATAGGGGCAAGCATAGGAATCACAGTCTTCAACTCTTCGGAGAGAGACCTGAACAGACTCATTCTAGATGCCGACTCCGCGATGTATGAAGCGAAGAAAAAGGGCGGAAACAGTTACTCCTTCAGCGGGTAAAACCCTCCAGGATCAGAACTTTCCTGATCTCATCCTCTCTTCTTCCCTGAATCTCAATCCAGCCGGACTTGAACGTGCCGCCGCAACCGAGAGTTTTTTTTAGAACCTTCAGCACTCTTTTCGCTTCACTCTTCGGTATATGAAACTCCCCTACGACCGTTACAGGTTTGCCACGGCGCATCACGACCTTGTATAACAGGTTGTGCCGCGACGGAGGAAGAATAGTCTCGTCTTCGCCGCATATGCACTCGCTGCCGTTTTCACCGCACTTTTTGCAGACGGCATCCACCTCCCATCCGTCCCCCAGGGAGTGGAAAGAGATCTCGAGCTTCTCTCTCTCGCCCACTACACTCTCTCGCCTATATATTCAGCATACTCTTCATAGTTGCCCATGAAGTCGACAATCTCACCGTCCGGCCTGATCTCTATGATGCGGTTGGCGAAAGCATCTATCAGCTCCCGGTCGTGGGTTACGCAGATAACGTTGCCGTCGAAATTGTAGAGAGCCTCTCCGAGTGCGATGATGGCTTCAAGGTCCAGGTGGTTCGTAGGCTCGTCTAGAACAAGAAAGTTCCCCTGTTCCAGCATCATTTTGCTGAGCATCATACGGTGTTTCTCTCCGCCGCTTATCTTTTCTATGCTCTTCTCCTGCTCCTCACCGCTGAAGAGCATCCTTCCGAGGCAGTTTCTTATCTCAGAGATATCGGCATCCCTGTCATGACTTCTCAGCCACTCGTAAAGAGTTTCGCTCCCCTCTATCCTGTCGGTTGTATCCTGCGGAAAATAGCTGGGCTCCACGGTGGCGCCCCACTTTATCTCTCCGCTGTCCGGCTTGATTCCGTCATCCATTATCATCCTGCAGAGAGTGGTCTTTCCTACGCCGTTGGGTCCTATTAGAGCAACCTTGTCTCCGGGATTGAACTTTAGGGTCAGATCTTTGAAAACCTCCAGGTCATCGAAACTTTTGCTTACATTCAGAAGCTCCAAAGCCTCTTTTCCTATCTCTCTTCTCTTCTTGAAAACGATGCTCGGATCTCTTCTTGAAGAGGTCTGAAGAGCACTCAAATCGAGTTTTTCGAGCTGTTTTTGGCGGCTTGTGGCCTGCTTAGCCTTGGATGCGTTGGCACTGAAGCGCCTTATGAAACTCTCCAGCTGCTCCTTCTCTTTGAGTTTCTTGGCTCTCTCCATCTCCCGCTGTTTCTGCAGAAGATTACTGGCTATATACCAGTCGTCGTAGTTCCCCGAAAACTCTCTTATGGTCTTGAAATCGAGATCGAGTATATGTGTCACGACACTGTTTAGAAAGTGGCGGTCGTGGGAGATTACTATCATCGTTCCTTCATGCCTTTTCAACTGCTCTTCGAGCCATGCAATGGCGTGTATATCGAGGTTGTTGGTAGGCTCGTCCAGAAAGAGGATATCCGGTTTCGGGAAAAGAACCTGGGCAAGAAGCACTTTGAATTTGTCCGCGCTCGGAAGCGTACTCATGAGTTCGTTATGCTGCGACTCGGGAAAGCCGAGCTCTTCGAGAATCTTCTTAATTCTGACGTCATACTCGTACATAGGATCCTCTTCCACGCAGACCATTTCGAGCTCTCCGAGCCTTTCGTTCACCTTGTCGTCGTCGAAGTTCCCCTCCGCATAGAGCCTCTCCTTCTCTTTGATGGCGTCAAACAGCCTTCTGTTTCCGTACAAGACCGCATCAGCTATCGTGAACTCTTCGAAAGCGTACTGGTTCTGACCCAGAACCCCTACTTTCAGGCCACTGCCTATTACAATCTCTCCGGAGGTCGCATCCTCCTCGCCGGCGACTATTTTCAAAAAAGTACTCTTTCCGGCTCCGTTTGCACCGATCAGGCCGTATCTCTTACCGGCATCTAGTTTTATGTTGACATTTTCAAACAGCACTCTGCCGCCGAAACGTTTGGTTAAATCTATCGTCTGAAGCATTCCGTCTCTACCCTTTTATCAGTTCAATTACTTTTTCCGGCGGCCTTCCCAGTACGGCTCTGCCATCTTTTATGACGATGGGACGCTCGATGAGCTTCGGATTCTCAGCCATCGCCTCAATGAGCTTTTCGTCATCATCCACATCTTTCAGGCCAAGCTCTCTGTAGGCCGCTTCCTTGGTTCTCATGATATCACGCGGCCCGACACCCATCAGCTTTAAAACCTCTTTTATCTGCTCAACGGAAGGCTTCTCGTCGAGATATCGGAAAACAGTCGGCTCCACACCTTCGGCCTCAAGCAATTTAAGAGCTTCACGAGACTTGGAGCATCTCGGATTGTGCCATATTACAATCTCTTCGGTTGCCATTGTTTAATCCTTTATGATAAAGTTTGCGTTATGAATGAAGTAAAAGCGATCATCGAACTAATCCCTCCGCTGGATAAAAAGTGTAAAATAGCCGCAACCCTTTTAAGAAGCGCTTTTACACTGGTCCCCCTTCTGCTGGGAGCAGTCGTCTGGGCCCAATATGGGTGGCTCTATGGGGTTCTGCTCTGGATGGCCGGCGTTTTTGCCGGTCTTATTATCCTCAGCAAGCTCAAAATAGCCTATGTCCCACATAATCAGCATGAACTGCCGCACTCGGCGACAGCCATACTCAAATGGTATGTTGCAAAAGAGTTATGCGGCTACGAAACTCCACGACACACGGAAGAGCAGCCAGGAATCAGTGAAGCTCCACGTTGAGCTTCACCTCTCTCCTGCTTCTCATAGCTATAAGTTGCCCGGTCATCGAGTTCTGCCTGAAGTGTATACCGTTTTTGCCGGCAAGCTCCACACCTTTGAAGATATTCTCATCTTCTACCTTCACATCCCATAGGGGGTTTACCTCTTTTATCTTTTCAAGCTCGGCCCTGCTGACAGCCACTTTGGTGCCCTCCAGTATAGCGATTCCTGCATCCACTATACATCCGTCACCCAGGGGGATACCTGTGACGCTGTTGGCTCCGAGGAGTACGTTCTCCCCTATTGTGACGGGGTTGCCGTTCGTACCGCTCAAGACACCGAGAATGGACGCACCTCCCCCGACATCGGAACCGGACCCGACAATCGCGGAGCTGGAGATGCGTCCTTCGACCATGACCGCACCTGTGGTACCTGCGTTGAAGTTGATGTAGCTCGCACCCGGCATAACCGTTGTGCCCGGATGCAGCTGCGCACCCATTCGCACTTTCGCACTGTCTAGTATCCTTGTGTTGTCGGCCGGAATGATGTGCTGGAGGTAGCGCGGGAACTTGTCTACACTCTCTATCTCAGGATAGGCGCCGTTGAGTTTGAGTTCTATCTCGTTCTCGCGGAGCCAGTCGAGCTCGAAAGGCTCGTTTCCGAACCATGCTACGTTGTGAAGTATTCCGAAAGCTCCGTTGAGATTGACACCGCGAAGCTCCGCTTTTCCGAGAGAGAGAGCGTAGAGTTTTATATAGACCGCCTCCACGCTCTGCGGCGCATCGTCTTCGAACAGGAAGATTATTCTGAAGTTGTCGTCCAGCTCTTCACACTCGACGATACGGGCGAGCTCTTTTATCACCTGGACATTTTTGTGGGCTTCGCCTTCCGCCTCTGCGAGGTAGGGGTGAAAAGCGGCCAGTGCATTGACGACGAACTCGTCAGTCACGTCGAACAGCTGCTCTGACTTCCCGAAATCGATACTTGCGCCGCTCTCCTGAAGTGCGGCTATAAAGACTGCCGCCGAACCGAAGTTCTCGTTCCAGTTCACCAGGGGAAAGACCGCCTGCAAAATTTTGTCGCGGTTCTTCTGTCCGCGATCTACGCGGCATATGCCGAATGCAACCGCTCTTCTGTACCCCTCCTGTGCCTCGGTTTCTTCGACCAGCCTCTTAAATCCCTCTTTGGACTCGATTTTTTCGATTGACATCACCACTCCTGAATATAATGTTGCGCGATTATACTCGAAATAAGTTGACACTCCGTTTAGAGAAATTGACCAGAATCAATGATAAGAGTTTTATTATCGTCTATCATTAATTTAACTGCTTAAAATTACATATTTAATAAATTATGTTTTTTTGTGCAGATTTCAAACAGAGGATAACTCCATGAGAAGACCTGAACCGAGAGACTTCGAGCGCTTTTTGAAGGAGGAAGACTATATCGTCTCGAAAACCGACCTCAAAGGTCGTATCACCTACTGCAACAAGACTTTCATCGAGATCTCCGGCTACAGTGAAGAGGAGCTTTTGGGTGCACCCCACTCCATACTTAGGCATCCCGATATGCCAAAGATCGTCTTCAAACTCCTCTGGGAGAGAATTCAAAACAGACAGGAGATTTTCGCTTTCGTTAAAAATCTATGTAAAGACGGGGGATTCTACTGGGTTTTTGCAAACGTAACGGCTACGGTGGACCCCGACGGCAATATTCGCGACTACCA
It encodes the following:
- a CDS encoding putative signal-TRANSDUCTION sensor protein, whose protein sequence is MRRPEPRDFERFLKEEDYIVSKTDLKGRITYCNKTFIEISGYSEEELLGAPHSILRHPDMPKIVFKLLWERIQNRQEIFAFVKNLCKDGGFYWVFANVTATVDPDGNIRDYHSVRRKPSREGVKVMESIYKRLLEEERRGGMEASASMLETILESEGTDYDKFVNSLQKPKTA
- a CDS encoding 2,3,4,5-tetrahydropyridine-2,6-dicarboxylate N-succinyltransferase, whose amino-acid sequence is MSIEKIESKEGFKRLVEETEAQEGYRRAVAFGICRVDRGQKNRDKILQAVFPLVNWNENFGSAAVFIAALQESGASIDFGKSEQLFDVTDEFVVNALAAFHPYLAEAEGEAHKNVQVIKELARIVECEELDDNFRIIFLFEDDAPQSVEAVYIKLYALSLGKAELRGVNLNGAFGILHNVAWFGNEPFELDWLRENEIELKLNGAYPEIESVDKFPRYLQHIIPADNTRILDSAKVRMGAQLHPGTTVMPGASYINFNAGTTGAVMVEGRISSSAIVGSGSDVGGGASILGVLSGTNGNPVTIGENVLLGANSVTGIPLGDGCIVDAGIAILEGTKVAVSRAELEKIKEVNPLWDVKVEDENIFKGVELAGKNGIHFRQNSMTGQLIAMRSRREVKLNVELH
- a CDS encoding cobalt-zinc-cadmium resistance protein CzcA gives rise to the protein MRWLLLLALKGALLAQTYSSIIEEVDNSPLLQSAKELKMAASSAAEAARGKSMPSLDVSFGAAWLKERPTVTFRIPGYPPMDAPMGTKRNFNGSVRLAYPLFTGFAISAEIEKMGYESETARLKLLDLKRNLYLQATELAAACFAADKTLEAQIEAKKAMEDAYRKAKGLYDNGLLPPADLYNIEAKQYEVEAEIEETKTKRAQILNRLGYLINAKVESVDLPLYLFSLNMEKEALIEEALESREDIKVLKTVLKSGDTVIKLAESRLYPSVTLAAELKRRGDTPKLNGDGFTNPDQSYIGASLSWNLFNGFSDKKMIESARYRRLASAAMLNDYKMRVKTELENAFLDLSALYSRLKSAKMELKARGAYCELTKGRFENQLADADELSRSIAELFASKAKVAVLQSRIFKQKASILLMAGIDPFKRVVE
- a CDS encoding ABC transporter ATP-binding protein uup, whose protein sequence is MLQTIDLTKRFGGRVLFENVNIKLDAGKRYGLIGANGAGKSTFLKIVAGEEDATSGEIVIGSGLKVGVLGQNQYAFEEFTIADAVLYGNRRLFDAIKEKERLYAEGNFDDDKVNERLGELEMVCVEEDPMYEYDVRIKKILEELGFPESQHNELMSTLPSADKFKVLLAQVLFPKPDILFLDEPTNNLDIHAIAWLEEQLKRHEGTMIVISHDRHFLNSVVTHILDLDFKTIREFSGNYDDWYIASNLLQKQREMERAKKLKEKEQLESFIRRFSANASKAKQATSRQKQLEKLDLSALQTSSRRDPSIVFKKRREIGKEALELLNVSKSFDDLEVFKDLTLKFNPGDKVALIGPNGVGKTTLCRMIMDDGIKPDSGEIKWGATVEPSYFPQDTTDRIEGSETLYEWLRSHDRDADISEIRNCLGRMLFSGEEQEKSIEKISGGEKHRMMLSKMMLEQGNFLVLDEPTNHLDLEAIIALGEALYNFDGNVICVTHDRELIDAFANRIIEIRPDGEIVDFMGNYEEYAEYIGERV
- a CDS encoding translation initiation factor SUI1-related protein, encoding MGEREKLEISFHSLGDGWEVDAVCKKCGENGSECICGEDETILPPSRHNLLYKVVMRRGKPVTVVGEFHIPKSEAKRVLKVLKKTLGCGGTFKSGWIEIQGRREDEIRKVLILEGFTR
- a CDS encoding arsenate reductase; this translates as MATEEIVIWHNPRCSKSREALKLLEAEGVEPTVFRYLDEKPSVEQIKEVLKLMGVGPRDIMRTKEAAYRELGLKDVDDDEKLIEAMAENPKLIERPIVIKDGRAVLGRPPEKVIELIKG
- a CDS encoding diguanylate cyclase/phosphodiesterase (GGDEF & EAL domains) with PAS/PAC sensor; protein product: MEYFLKDCEYKIVINPENGKIIECNKAYSELVGYSKDEIFEQALLERMTVENTIMFLEVLDDVIAGTKAMITADHNCKNGEKVRLDNYLISRRHSYIEIWMKKNRPPQLPIHRRRLLDMIIDYAPDMFWAKDLQGRYLFTNKALCEKLLDIEDQRDAIGKTDIFFALRQMAAHPENPSWYTMGEMRQNSDELVIKHLTPMHFEEHGKVKGKEIYLDVHKAPLYNCDGVLIGTVGIGRDITLQKEFETKVEEEQLKKMELFESLLNSTIEGLLIFDENRKCIHYNSPIKEIFGYSDDELWQKDALSFAMDSSKELILERYPKSDKEPYEVLMKRRDGSAFWALVRGKFMTLEGKKVKVWAIVDISPLKEKERAITFQAEHDPLTNLINRRHFFRIFESVLESADRKRQYKGLLFIDLDRFKPINDTMGHNIGDQLLQLVAQRLQSSLRKSDLISRFGGDEFLALISTETTDIEDAKKRISMIAEKILRAIKAPYRIEDKSVEIGASIGITVFNSSERDLNRLILDADSAMYEAKKKGGNSYSFSG
- a CDS encoding L-Proline/Glycine betaine transporter ProP, producing the protein MALPAEDVELENRKKPWDITPKERAIFSIIVMTGAFMAILDTTVVDVIVPKLTGPLATDMYGVQWIITSYMISAAIALLITEYLIKRYGAKSVFLSGVLLFSVASLFCGLADTLEHMIVFRVLQGVGEAFIMVTSHIMIFSYFPPHRQGLAMGLFGLGVSFAPALGPTIGGYLTEYYSWRMVFYINVPVGVLLIVSGLVFLPKESIFQRLKFNFVSFLLISFATVSLLIMLSKGQQLGWFNDSFIGLLLVCSVIGFLLYGLSEMWSRHRLIDFSLFKNPVFANGMMIYFFILGFSMYQYFYLLPVYYEHIKMLPTLDAGIAVFAFAVFIGIFSPLAGILSDKIGAKRTVLIASFFYVATSLAFLPTLNYYTPLGRAMLLTIPFGIGMGLFFAPVTVMVLQNAPQQKGELAIVLMDYFRFVGGSFGTALATNNMEYFKNMHFLRMEELQNSEYLSYYLNRLADTLSISVEKAKAIFANYEAFMGYNYGFYNTFMHAGYWGVLGSLFVLLLFVRLRPNKEAK